The following are encoded in a window of Panicum virgatum strain AP13 chromosome 5N, P.virgatum_v5, whole genome shotgun sequence genomic DNA:
- the LOC120676340 gene encoding NAC domain-containing protein 48-like, producing MGSRMNRATKDGYWKATGKDKEIYRATTKKVIPLLVGMKKTLIFYKGRAPRGEKTNWVMHEFRLEGSDMLPYPASSSTSTTCLKSSTSDVDEWVVGHVFHKTTGMKRTPALPSYNLAITDDGTDQGSIPMPTPLPFPMLSDFIMDPIASYYSTLGTSSSLVPPVMSPLVGMSSIGLHMKNNLFGNPMAMVPPMSIYHQMGMGIVGASGCMDVLKSGPSLMMSQKGTLMDHGQTNVSEISQTMSAAVGASSFMDALKSGPSQMVSLKDTMMDHDQINIAEISQMVSAAPEYVPFIDMYGFCKY from the exons ATGGGGTCGAGGATGAACCGGGCCACGAAGGACGGCTATTGGAAGGCCACGGGCAAGGACAAAGAGATCTATAGGGCCACGACAAAGAAAGTGATACCGTTGCTTGTTGGCATGAAAAAGACGCTTATATTCTACAAGGGTAGGGCTCCTAGGGGTGAAAAAACCAACTGGGTCATGCACGAGTTCAGGCTTGAAGGCAGCGACATGCTCCCCTATCCCGCATCTAGCTCAACTTCCACTACTTGCTTAAAATCTTCTACTTCTGATGTG GATGAGTGGGTGGTCGGTCACGTGTTCCACAAGACCACTGGGATGAAGAGGACACCTGCACTACCGTCATACAACCTAGCCATAACTGATGATGGGACTGACCAGGGAAGCATCCCCATGCCCACACCATTACCATTTCCCATGCTATCAGACTTCATAATGGACCCAATAGCATCCTACTACTCCACCTTGGGCACAAGCTCCTCATTGGTGCCACCTGTGATGTCACCTTTGGTAGGCATGAGTAGCATAGGTCTTCATATGAAGAACAACTTATTTGGGAACCCAATGGCCATGGTGCCACCGATGTCTATCTACCATCAGATGGGCATGGGAATAGTAGGTGCTAGTGGTTGCATGGATGTGTTGAAGAGTGGACCTTCTCTTATGATGTCACAGAAGGGCACATTGATGGACCATGGACAAACCAATGTCTCCGAAATATCACAGACAATGTCTGCAGCAGTAGGTGCTAGCAGCTTCATGGATGCACTGAAGAGCGGACCTTCTCAGATGGTGTCACTGAAGGACACAATGATGGATCATGACCAAATCAATATCGCTGAAATATCACAAATGGTGTCTGCAGCCCCAGAGTATGTGCCCTTCATTGATATGTATGGCTTTTGTAAGTATTAA